Proteins co-encoded in one Tissierellales bacterium genomic window:
- a CDS encoding pyridoxal phosphate-dependent aminotransferase: MRYDFSKPINRANTHSLKWDGIKEKFGINPEGILPLWVADMDFKSPIEVADMLKHKASHGIYGYSGDFEDYEDSVIRWMKNRHGWDIDRGWIAYTPGIVTGLNLLVSALTKPGDKIIVQPPVYTPFYEAINNHGCEVVENPLIKNGDRYEMDFENLESQMSENVKLLILCSPHNPVGRVWTREELTRLGEICEKHGVIVISDEIHGDLIYKKSKHTPFAMLGESFAQNTVICTAPSKTFNVAGLNTANLIIPNEKLRKAYLDKRASFGISRPNVFGFEALEAAYTFGEEWLEQLLVYLEGNADFVKSYIDENLPQIKVSKPDGTYLMWLDFRGMPVKGKELEDFLIREAKVLMNQGDCYGTGGDGFVRLNIGCARVVLEDALERIKVAVEKLN; encoded by the coding sequence ATGAGGTATGATTTTAGTAAACCTATTAATCGTGCGAATACTCATTCGCTTAAATGGGATGGTATAAAGGAAAAGTTTGGAATAAATCCGGAGGGGATACTACCTCTGTGGGTTGCAGATATGGATTTCAAATCACCTATAGAGGTAGCTGATATGTTGAAGCACAAAGCTTCTCACGGTATATATGGTTATTCTGGTGATTTTGAAGATTATGAGGATTCAGTTATTAGATGGATGAAAAATCGTCATGGATGGGATATTGATAGAGGATGGATTGCGTATACACCAGGAATAGTAACTGGTTTAAATTTGTTAGTATCGGCACTTACAAAACCAGGAGATAAAATTATAGTTCAGCCACCAGTATACACGCCGTTTTATGAAGCTATTAATAATCATGGATGCGAAGTAGTTGAGAATCCGCTGATCAAAAATGGAGATAGATATGAGATGGATTTTGAAAATTTAGAATCTCAAATGTCTGAAAATGTTAAATTACTTATACTTTGTAGCCCTCACAATCCTGTTGGGAGAGTTTGGACTAGAGAAGAACTTACAAGACTTGGTGAAATTTGCGAAAAGCATGGTGTGATTGTAATTTCGGATGAAATACATGGAGATTTGATTTATAAAAAGTCTAAACATACGCCATTTGCTATGCTTGGGGAGTCATTTGCTCAAAATACAGTGATATGTACAGCTCCAAGTAAGACGTTTAATGTAGCTGGATTAAATACAGCAAATCTCATCATACCAAATGAAAAATTACGAAAAGCTTATCTAGATAAGAGAGCTTCGTTTGGTATATCTAGGCCAAATGTATTTGGTTTTGAAGCACTTGAAGCTGCATACACGTTTGGTGAAGAGTGGCTAGAACAATTGCTAGTATATTTAGAAGGAAACGCTGATTTTGTGAAATCTTATATTGATGAAAACCTGCCACAAATAAAGGTATCAAAACCAGATGGCACTTATTTGATGTGGCTAGATTTTAGAGGCATGCCTGTAAAAGGAAAAGAACTTGAAGACTTTTTGATAAGGGAAGCTAAAGTACTTATGAATCAAGGTGATTGCTACGGTACTGGCGGAGACGGATTTGTGAGATTAAATATAGGTTGTGCTAGAGTAGTTTTAGAAGATGCGCTTGAGAGGATAAAGGTGGCAGTAGAGAAATTGAATTAG
- a CDS encoding class I tRNA ligase family protein: MKGFKRPRPEFPKRAVITAGMPYGNKSLHFGHIGGVFIHADTYARFLKDRIGKDNVIFVSGTDCYGSPIIASYKKYLDEHGTEAEHVSLKDYVYGFHKLQKDILGKYDVAPSLFASSAFDRSGEIHKEVSNALFENLYKNGYLKKLSTLQFYDEKEGVFLNGRQVVGECPFEGCQSDKAYADECALGHQYMPSELINPISILSNEKPVLKEVDNWYFVLDEYTEQLYKMVEKQRKERLVRQTILNVTEEFLKKPAIYVTRKEQEKVIEAGVEFENATLIDEEKKPSVTYEFESLDDRDKARAILDAKTIRYRTGKTLVPFRLSGNAKWGVPVPNTDGLDDLTFWVWPESLWAPISFTKTYLESIGKDAADWKDWWISEDTKAYQFIGEDNVYFYGIAEMAMLMAYLGHGPKSEEDVENINFPQLVANRHLLFLNSKASSSGDIKPPMADELLDYYTKDQLRMHFLSLGLSKRSVSFNPQPFDPDANKDEADVVLKDGNLLTNVYNRLLRSCFYTTQKYFDNKIPNLEVSEEMLQLVEKTALNYEQNMYRQEFHRVISDLDSLIRKLSKYFSREMKKADDADDNDMRAQVIADSFYGAQVTLTLLHPIVPESSEKVLEYMNLNDSVWSWDYIMEPISKHMNDVENHKINTIPPKFDFFAKLESQFK; this comes from the coding sequence ATGAAAGGATTTAAGCGACCTAGACCGGAGTTTCCAAAACGCGCGGTGATAACGGCAGGTATGCCTTATGGCAATAAATCTCTACATTTTGGACATATTGGTGGTGTGTTTATTCACGCGGATACATATGCAAGATTTTTGAAAGATAGAATTGGAAAAGATAATGTAATATTTGTTTCAGGTACAGATTGCTATGGTTCACCTATAATTGCGAGCTATAAAAAGTATTTAGACGAGCACGGTACTGAGGCGGAGCATGTATCACTTAAAGATTATGTGTACGGGTTTCACAAATTGCAAAAAGATATTTTAGGTAAATACGATGTAGCACCTAGTCTATTTGCTTCATCTGCATTCGATAGAAGTGGAGAAATCCACAAAGAGGTTTCAAATGCACTTTTTGAGAATTTATACAAGAATGGTTATTTGAAGAAATTGTCGACTCTTCAGTTTTATGATGAAAAAGAGGGAGTATTCTTAAATGGTCGTCAGGTAGTTGGAGAATGTCCTTTTGAAGGCTGTCAGTCAGATAAAGCCTATGCTGATGAATGTGCATTAGGACATCAATATATGCCAAGCGAGCTTATAAATCCTATCAGTATATTGTCAAATGAAAAGCCTGTATTAAAAGAAGTTGATAACTGGTATTTTGTATTAGATGAATATACAGAGCAGCTTTATAAAATGGTTGAAAAACAAAGAAAAGAGCGATTGGTAAGACAAACTATACTGAACGTAACAGAAGAATTTTTGAAAAAGCCTGCTATTTATGTGACTAGAAAAGAACAGGAAAAAGTTATAGAAGCAGGAGTAGAGTTTGAAAATGCTACATTGATAGATGAAGAGAAAAAACCTTCTGTAACATACGAGTTTGAATCATTAGATGATAGAGATAAAGCTAGAGCTATATTAGATGCAAAAACTATAAGATATAGAACTGGAAAAACTCTAGTTCCGTTTAGACTTTCTGGTAATGCAAAGTGGGGAGTTCCTGTACCAAATACAGATGGATTGGATGATTTGACATTCTGGGTATGGCCTGAATCTCTTTGGGCTCCTATTTCGTTTACTAAAACGTATTTAGAATCTATTGGCAAAGATGCTGCTGATTGGAAAGATTGGTGGATTTCAGAAGATACTAAAGCATATCAGTTCATAGGAGAAGATAACGTGTACTTTTACGGAATCGCTGAAATGGCTATGCTTATGGCATATTTGGGTCATGGACCTAAGTCAGAAGAGGATGTTGAAAACATTAATTTCCCTCAATTAGTAGCTAATCGTCATTTATTGTTCTTAAATTCTAAGGCTAGTAGCTCTGGAGATATAAAGCCACCTATGGCTGATGAGCTTTTAGACTACTATACAAAAGATCAGCTAAGAATGCATTTCTTAAGCCTTGGTCTTTCTAAGAGAAGTGTAAGTTTTAACCCACAGCCATTTGACCCAGATGCGAATAAAGATGAAGCAGACGTGGTTCTTAAAGATGGTAATTTACTTACTAATGTTTACAATAGATTACTTCGTTCTTGTTTCTATACGACACAAAAGTATTTTGATAACAAAATTCCTAATTTAGAAGTATCTGAAGAAATGCTTCAATTAGTTGAAAAAACTGCTTTGAATTATGAGCAAAATATGTACAGACAAGAATTCCACCGTGTGATTTCTGATTTGGATAGTTTAATTAGAAAGCTATCTAAGTATTTCTCTAGAGAGATGAAGAAAGCTGACGATGCAGATGATAATGACATGAGAGCACAGGTTATAGCTGACAGTTTCTATGGTGCACAAGTGACACTTACACTGCTTCACCCAATAGTACCAGAAAGTAGTGAAAAAGTACTTGAGTACATGAACTTAAATGACAGTGTTTGGTCTTGGGATTACATCATGGAACCTATTTCGAAGCACATGAATGATGTAGAAAATCACAAAATAAATACAATTCCACCTAAATTTGACTTTTTTGCCAAGCTTGAGAGCCAGTTTAAGTAG
- a CDS encoding APC family permease: protein MNSDGSDFNRVLSKKDILALAFGAMIGWGWVVLAGEWIKMAGMLGAMLAFVMGGVMVLFVGLTYAELTSAMPKCGGEHVFSHRALGYNASFVCTWAIVLGYISVVAFEAVALPTVVEYLFPSYLTGYLYEIAGYDVYLSWVLVGAISSIIITIVNYFGVKAAAFVQGIVTFLIACVGIMLFTGSFTAAPAAEMVPLFQNGGKGIFAVAVMTPFMYVGFDVIPQAAEEINMPFKKIGKIIVLSVIMAVVWYVMIIFSVSKTLSAEQIQGSSLVTADAMMAIFGGSPIAAKIVVLAGIGGILTSWNSFFVGGSRAIYAMAESGMLPSFLGKLHPKHKTPVNAIFLIGALSTLAPLLGRSMLVWLSNAGGLTIVVSYMMVSISFLVLRKNEPNMSRPYRVKNGKFVGTMAVLLCVGMICMYMPGGPASLIWPYEWGIILAWSALGAGFFGWMKWKAVREGSAEVGVIEQSSVS, encoded by the coding sequence ATGAATAGTGATGGCAGTGATTTTAATAGGGTATTGTCGAAAAAGGATATACTAGCACTTGCGTTTGGAGCAATGATTGGTTGGGGATGGGTTGTTCTAGCTGGGGAATGGATAAAGATGGCAGGAATGTTAGGCGCTATGCTTGCATTTGTAATGGGTGGCGTGATGGTCTTATTTGTAGGACTTACTTATGCGGAGCTTACATCGGCTATGCCAAAGTGTGGTGGCGAGCATGTTTTCAGTCATAGAGCGCTTGGATATAACGCATCTTTTGTTTGTACTTGGGCTATTGTATTGGGATACATATCGGTTGTAGCATTCGAAGCAGTTGCACTTCCGACTGTGGTGGAGTATTTATTTCCATCCTATTTGACTGGTTATCTCTATGAGATAGCTGGATACGATGTATATTTATCTTGGGTGTTGGTTGGAGCTATTAGTTCTATAATTATTACTATAGTAAATTACTTTGGGGTGAAAGCAGCTGCTTTTGTCCAAGGAATAGTAACATTCTTGATTGCTTGCGTTGGAATAATGTTATTTACAGGATCATTTACTGCGGCACCAGCAGCAGAAATGGTACCACTATTTCAAAATGGTGGAAAGGGAATATTTGCAGTTGCTGTAATGACACCATTTATGTATGTTGGTTTTGATGTTATACCTCAGGCGGCAGAAGAGATAAATATGCCATTTAAAAAAATTGGAAAAATAATAGTATTATCAGTAATAATGGCTGTAGTATGGTATGTGATGATTATATTTAGTGTGTCAAAAACGTTGAGTGCAGAACAAATTCAAGGTTCAAGCTTGGTTACAGCAGATGCAATGATGGCTATATTTGGTGGTAGTCCTATAGCAGCTAAGATAGTTGTATTAGCAGGTATAGGAGGAATACTTACTAGTTGGAATTCATTCTTTGTAGGTGGAAGTAGAGCAATCTATGCTATGGCTGAATCGGGTATGCTTCCTAGCTTTTTGGGGAAATTACATCCTAAGCATAAGACTCCAGTAAATGCTATATTTTTGATAGGAGCACTTTCAACATTAGCACCACTTCTTGGTAGAAGTATGCTTGTCTGGCTTAGTAATGCAGGGGGGCTTACCATAGTTGTTTCATATATGATGGTTTCTATATCATTTTTAGTTCTTAGAAAAAATGAACCCAATATGAGTAGACCTTATAGAGTTAAAAACGGTAAATTTGTTGGGACTATGGCTGTACTTCTTTGTGTAGGTATGATATGTATGTATATGCCTGGTGGACCAGCATCACTAATATGGCCTTATGAATGGGGAATTATACTTGCGTGGTCAGCATTGGGGGCAGGCTTCTTTGGCTGGATGAAGTGGAAAGCGGTAAGAGAAGGTTCAGCGGAAGTGGGCGTGATAGAACAATCATCAGTATCTTAA
- a CDS encoding methyl-accepting chemotaxis protein produces MSKRRSIASKLVSIVLVAIIFIFVISGIVVYNNTKTELRANIVKNIETKSDLVDKSISSIFEITRQIANQGTTDENVKRYLKEVETREQITSHDLYDTVSRTITNVADSYENLMFIFIASQNADFFIDNTKYVSKPSYITSERPWYKLAMGTDGVAFTPPYEDSGSGNTVISGITAIEDQGKVIGFYSADISLKRVPEIMENYKIGEKGTNFLITDEGQIVYAADETLIKEEKHLSDVKGFSSVESEVLSGKSDITELEYNDIGYLVSYEPIEINGWGIIQLVDKSEVFAPLSKFTALLIGIYIIGAFVLVTIVFISIKKTIKPVVQAADYAQLLAKGDFREDISSDFVKRNDEIGALSKSFQYLTDSFRELVGEIKDTSDRVTSSASYLNETAEHVAIASSEVATTIQEIAKGATDQAESTTEGAMKTAELGDLIEENKSHMRDLNQASTNVFGLVETGLEIVDDLSVKAKETNLATKEIFDVIKKTDESTGKIGEASNMIASIAEQTNLLALNAAIEAARAGEAGKGFAVVAEEIRKLAEQSTESTKRIDEIVQELIDSSSLAVSTIERVTEIIEQQVNSVGDTEGKYREIFEAIKLSETAMKKLNASEKAMEKQKEDILDTIQNLSAIAEENAASTQQSSACVEEQTASMDEISSASQSLSDLANELNGAIGKFKID; encoded by the coding sequence ATGAGTAAAAGACGTAGTATAGCAAGCAAATTAGTATCTATTGTATTGGTAGCCATAATATTTATTTTCGTAATATCTGGCATAGTGGTTTACAATAATACTAAAACTGAATTAAGGGCAAATATCGTCAAAAATATTGAAACTAAGTCTGATTTAGTTGACAAAAGTATATCTAGTATATTTGAGATAACTAGGCAGATTGCAAATCAGGGGACTACTGATGAAAATGTTAAACGGTATTTGAAAGAGGTCGAGACTAGGGAGCAAATCACAAGCCATGATTTGTATGATACAGTCAGTAGAACTATAACTAATGTTGCAGATTCATATGAAAATTTAATGTTTATTTTTATAGCAAGTCAAAATGCTGATTTCTTTATAGACAATACGAAATATGTTTCTAAGCCTAGTTATATAACGAGTGAAAGACCATGGTATAAATTAGCAATGGGAACTGATGGAGTTGCATTTACACCTCCGTATGAAGATTCTGGCTCAGGAAATACTGTAATATCAGGTATTACAGCTATTGAAGATCAAGGAAAAGTCATAGGTTTCTATTCGGCAGATATTTCACTTAAAAGAGTACCAGAGATTATGGAAAATTATAAAATTGGAGAAAAGGGCACAAACTTTTTGATAACAGATGAAGGTCAAATTGTTTATGCTGCTGACGAGACATTGATAAAAGAAGAGAAGCATTTATCGGATGTCAAGGGATTTTCATCTGTAGAAAGTGAAGTTTTATCTGGAAAGTCAGATATTACTGAACTAGAATATAATGACATAGGTTATCTGGTATCATATGAGCCAATAGAAATAAATGGATGGGGAATAATTCAATTAGTTGATAAATCAGAAGTCTTTGCACCGCTATCAAAATTTACTGCACTTTTGATAGGTATTTATATAATTGGAGCATTTGTTTTAGTAACCATAGTATTCATCAGTATAAAAAAGACTATTAAACCTGTAGTTCAAGCTGCTGATTATGCACAGCTTTTAGCAAAGGGAGATTTTAGAGAGGATATTTCAAGTGATTTTGTTAAGAGAAATGATGAGATTGGGGCATTGTCAAAGTCATTTCAGTATCTTACAGATAGCTTTAGAGAACTAGTAGGAGAAATAAAGGATACTTCTGATAGAGTTACATCTTCTGCAAGTTATTTAAACGAAACTGCTGAGCATGTTGCAATTGCATCTAGCGAAGTGGCAACGACTATACAAGAAATTGCAAAAGGTGCTACCGATCAAGCCGAGAGTACAACTGAAGGAGCTATGAAAACAGCAGAACTTGGAGATTTGATTGAGGAAAACAAATCACATATGAGGGATTTAAATCAGGCTTCAACAAATGTATTTGGATTAGTTGAAACGGGGCTAGAAATAGTTGATGACTTGAGTGTAAAGGCAAAAGAGACTAATTTAGCAACTAAAGAGATTTTTGATGTAATCAAAAAAACAGATGAAAGTACAGGAAAGATTGGAGAAGCTAGTAATATGATAGCTTCAATAGCAGAGCAAACTAATTTACTGGCATTAAACGCTGCTATAGAGGCGGCTCGAGCAGGAGAAGCTGGAAAGGGATTTGCAGTAGTTGCTGAAGAAATTAGAAAATTAGCTGAGCAGTCAACTGAATCCACAAAGAGAATAGATGAAATAGTTCAGGAACTTATAGATAGCTCTAGTTTGGCGGTTTCGACTATAGAGAGGGTAACTGAAATCATAGAGCAACAGGTTAATAGCGTAGGAGATACTGAAGGAAAGTATAGAGAAATATTTGAAGCTATAAAATTATCTGAAACTGCAATGAAGAAACTCAATGCTTCTGAAAAGGCAATGGAAAAACAAAAAGAAGATATATTGGATACTATACAGAATCTATCCGCGATAGCAGAAGAGAATGCAGCTAGTACTCAGCAGTCATCAGCATGTGTAGAGGAACAAACTGCATCGATGGATGAAATTTCATCAGCTAGTCAGTCATTATCTGATTTGGCAAATGAACTGAATGGTGCAATAGGTAAATTTAAAATTGATTAG
- a CDS encoding TetR/AcrR family transcriptional regulator: protein MVIQGRNFSRREYIIKAQEIVKKEGVESISIRRLAKEMNCSTTTLYRHFDNLNELLVYAQLVYLEGYVTQLHDKEAQWKNIWEKHIGIWECYSRQAFRYPKAFDCIFFGPQSKILPRALQEYYDMFPNSINIVSEYLQIMLKEGSFLKRDQYMCRNCVKEGVISIEKALKLNKMAVYFFKGKFKTILDEGTDDIEREVNEVVNYIKDMVLYYSDDPLNISL, encoded by the coding sequence ATGGTGATTCAAGGAAGAAATTTTAGTAGAAGAGAATATATTATAAAAGCGCAAGAGATTGTAAAAAAAGAAGGTGTCGAAAGCATATCAATTAGGCGATTAGCTAAAGAGATGAATTGTAGCACGACTACATTGTATAGACATTTTGACAATCTCAATGAACTATTGGTATACGCTCAATTGGTATATCTAGAGGGATATGTGACTCAGCTTCACGATAAAGAAGCGCAATGGAAGAATATATGGGAGAAGCACATAGGTATATGGGAGTGTTATTCAAGGCAGGCTTTCAGGTATCCAAAGGCTTTTGACTGCATATTTTTTGGACCACAGAGCAAGATTCTTCCAAGAGCGTTGCAAGAATACTATGATATGTTTCCAAATAGTATAAATATCGTTAGCGAATATTTGCAGATTATGCTTAAAGAGGGTAGTTTTCTTAAAAGGGATCAGTACATGTGCAGAAATTGTGTGAAAGAAGGAGTTATTTCCATAGAAAAAGCACTAAAATTAAATAAGATGGCAGTGTATTTTTTCAAAGGAAAATTCAAGACTATATTAGATGAGGGAACAGATGATATAGAGAGAGAAGTTAATGAAGTTGTAAACTATATTAAAGATATGGTTCTTTATTATTCAGATGATCCTTTAAATATATCATTGTAG
- a CDS encoding diguanylate cyclase, with translation MYAIDKKKTIVKISSIILIATMLFGLLEIILISDYKREIKNYDDDCIARYEEEYNTIVSGYRMIAKTYFDEIINKDEILKIMSTVYSANAEKKSYLREKLADELQGTYENMVANNFRQFHFVLNDDTSFLRMHKKDKFGDSLTDIRDTVRIVNSYHRYAEGFEEGRVFNGYRFEYPLFYKETYLGCVETSISFMSIIQLMDELFENPTSFMIKKSIVNGKVWQEQIADNYRESKLSADYYYDREALSYVKKYGNYSKLIENVVGCEDFISKLDSFFDDGETFLVNSDINGTMYSITFLSIKNVVGKSVGYLVFYSKNEAYGNFKRSMIIKSFLVFFLWILVMAIIVLSHASKEKVNRVMYTDKLTGAYNRNRFYEYMKMLMEKAHKSGGDLAIIIYDVDYFKLINDKYGHLVGDAVLKETTDLIKKNIRSTDRLFRFGGDEFIIALTDTDLAEAGRLAENIRKMVYDRTHFAKTVHAVTLSMGVAEYKDGEQIHEFIARADYKLYEAKEAGRNIVKG, from the coding sequence ATGTATGCTATTGATAAAAAGAAGACTATTGTCAAAATTAGTAGTATTATATTGATTGCAACAATGCTATTTGGTTTGTTAGAAATTATATTGATTAGCGATTATAAAAGGGAAATTAAGAATTACGATGATGATTGCATTGCACGTTATGAGGAAGAGTATAATACCATAGTATCGGGTTATAGAATGATTGCAAAAACATATTTTGATGAGATAATAAATAAAGATGAGATACTGAAAATTATGAGTACAGTGTATTCAGCGAATGCGGAAAAAAAGTCTTATTTGAGAGAAAAATTAGCTGATGAGTTGCAAGGAACATATGAGAATATGGTAGCAAATAATTTTAGGCAATTTCATTTCGTTTTAAATGATGATACGAGTTTTTTAAGAATGCATAAAAAAGATAAATTTGGAGATAGTTTGACTGATATCAGAGATACAGTTCGAATTGTAAATTCATATCATAGATATGCTGAGGGATTTGAAGAAGGTAGGGTCTTTAACGGATATAGATTTGAATATCCTCTTTTTTATAAAGAAACTTATTTGGGTTGTGTAGAAACTAGTATATCATTCATGTCTATAATTCAATTGATGGATGAATTATTTGAAAATCCAACATCATTCATGATAAAGAAATCGATAGTGAATGGAAAGGTTTGGCAAGAGCAGATAGCTGATAATTACAGAGAAAGTAAATTGTCAGCTGATTATTACTATGATAGAGAAGCACTTTCATATGTCAAAAAATATGGGAATTATAGCAAATTAATAGAAAATGTTGTTGGCTGCGAGGATTTTATATCAAAATTAGATAGTTTTTTTGACGATGGAGAGACTTTTTTAGTCAACTCTGATATAAATGGAACAATGTATTCTATTACATTTTTGAGTATAAAGAATGTGGTTGGTAAAAGTGTGGGTTATCTTGTATTTTATAGCAAAAATGAAGCGTATGGTAATTTTAAAAGAAGTATGATCATAAAGAGCTTCCTGGTATTCTTTTTGTGGATACTAGTAATGGCTATAATAGTACTATCACATGCATCAAAAGAAAAGGTAAATAGAGTGATGTATACTGATAAATTGACAGGAGCTTATAATAGAAATCGTTTCTATGAATATATGAAAATGCTTATGGAAAAAGCACATAAATCAGGAGGCGATTTAGCTATTATCATATATGATGTAGATTACTTTAAATTAATAAATGACAAATATGGACATTTAGTAGGAGATGCAGTTTTAAAAGAAACAACGGATTTGATAAAGAAAAATATAAGGTCTACAGACAGATTGTTTAGATTCGGTGGAGATGAGTTTATTATAGCATTGACGGATACAGATTTAGCTGAGGCAGGTAGACTAGCTGAAAATATAAGGAAAATGGTTTATGACAGAACTCATTTTGCTAAAACGGTTCATGCAGTTACACTCAGTATGGGTGTTGCAGAATACAAAGATGGAGAGCAGATTCACGAATTTATAGCTAGGGCTGACTATAAATTGTACGAAGCTAAAGAGGCTGGAAGAAATATAGTAAAAGGTTAG
- a CDS encoding purine permease, translating to MDTSKVSSSSSSSEILYKIDDKPPLKIAVLLGIQHIMAAFGGIVAVPLIVGGALGLPLEDVAFLVSSALLAAGIATYIQAKGLGPVGAKLPCIMGTDFTFVGPSIAVGSAYGIAGMFGATIMGSFIEIFLSRFIKPLRKFFPPIVTGTVVMLIGLTLLPVSIDWTAGGVGSPDYGSIQNISIAFSVMVVIMLLNRYGKGMFSSASVIIGLIFGYIVCIPLGMIDFSAISNASWFSVPMPFKYGISFHFGAFVAFVTAYLVTTVETVGCLFAVGEAAEKELESEDISRGILADGVGSFIAGIFNAGPNTSFSQNVGLIPLTKVASNSVVAVAGIILVLLGLFPKLGALIAIMPSPVLGGAGIIMFGMVVSAGIKTIKDVDLNNRNMLILAISLGIGMGVTVRPDLLNSMPSAIQSFFSSGISAGTVSALILNIVLKEENKFVEVNSEEKIAK from the coding sequence ATGGACACATCTAAGGTATCAAGTAGTAGCAGTAGTAGTGAAATTTTGTACAAGATAGACGACAAGCCACCACTCAAAATCGCTGTACTCTTGGGTATTCAGCACATCATGGCCGCATTTGGCGGTATAGTTGCAGTACCACTGATTGTTGGAGGAGCACTCGGTTTACCATTAGAAGATGTAGCATTTTTAGTAAGTTCTGCTTTATTGGCAGCTGGTATTGCTACATATATTCAGGCTAAAGGACTCGGTCCTGTAGGGGCTAAACTTCCCTGTATAATGGGCACCGACTTTACATTTGTAGGGCCTTCAATAGCCGTCGGATCTGCATATGGTATAGCTGGTATGTTTGGCGCTACTATAATGGGTTCTTTCATAGAAATATTTTTGAGCCGCTTTATAAAACCTCTTAGAAAATTTTTCCCACCAATTGTAACCGGTACTGTAGTAATGCTAATAGGGCTTACTCTACTTCCAGTTTCGATTGATTGGACTGCTGGTGGTGTTGGCTCTCCTGACTACGGCAGTATACAAAACATATCTATAGCCTTTTCTGTAATGGTTGTAATAATGCTACTAAATAGATATGGTAAGGGCATGTTTTCTTCTGCTTCAGTTATAATCGGTCTCATCTTTGGCTACATAGTCTGTATTCCTTTAGGTATGATCGACTTTTCAGCTATATCAAATGCAAGCTGGTTTTCAGTGCCAATGCCTTTTAAATACGGTATTAGCTTTCACTTTGGAGCTTTTGTTGCTTTTGTAACCGCATATTTAGTTACAACAGTGGAAACAGTAGGATGTCTTTTTGCAGTTGGAGAAGCTGCTGAAAAAGAATTGGAATCTGAAGATATATCTAGAGGGATATTAGCAGATGGTGTGGGCTCTTTTATAGCTGGTATATTTAATGCTGGTCCAAATACATCTTTTTCACAAAATGTAGGTCTAATACCTCTTACAAAAGTTGCTAGCAATTCTGTAGTTGCAGTAGCTGGTATCATATTGGTTTTACTTGGACTATTTCCAAAACTTGGAGCGCTAATAGCTATAATGCCTAGTCCAGTTTTAGGTGGAGCAGGTATTATAATGTTCGGTATGGTAGTCTCTGCTGGTATAAAAACAATAAAAGATGTAGACTTAAACAATAGAAACATGCTAATTTTAGCAATTTCTCTAGGAATAGGTATGGGCGTTACCGTTCGTCCTGATCTACTAAATAGCATGCCTTCTGCTATACAAAGCTTTTTCTCTTCTGGCATAAGTGCTGGTACAGTTTCTGCACTTATTTTAAATATCGTATTGAAAGAAGAAAATAAATTTGTTGAGGTAAACAGCGAAGAAAAAATTGCAAAATAA
- a CDS encoding GrdX family protein → MFYKESKAVIVTNNKKVCEKYAKVVDVKVAENYIGVLTTAKYMVSDGYVLLTHPQAGSLKPNQTPYRSVMLEKGSSGGTDVNGVMLLDSAIETYHKFIKNHPVPIYEESIADDHRTIDQSLIDNAIRNYLK, encoded by the coding sequence GTGTTTTATAAAGAGAGTAAAGCGGTTATAGTTACGAATAATAAAAAAGTATGTGAGAAATACGCCAAAGTCGTGGATGTTAAAGTAGCGGAAAATTATATCGGTGTGCTCACAACGGCAAAATATATGGTTTCGGATGGATATGTACTTTTGACTCATCCACAAGCAGGTAGTTTAAAACCCAACCAAACTCCATATAGAAGTGTGATGCTCGAGAAAGGTAGCTCGGGAGGGACTGATGTAAACGGCGTGATGCTATTAGACAGCGCGATAGAAACTTACCATAAATTTATTAAGAATCATCCTGTGCCGATTTATGAAGAGAGCATAGCTGACGACCATAGAACCATTGATCAATCTTTGATTGACAATGCAATCAGAAATTATTTGAAATAA